In one Mucilaginibacter sp. PAMB04168 genomic region, the following are encoded:
- a CDS encoding nitroreductase, producing the protein MSDQNFTIIAETIKNRRTIKPGTMNGQKIPNAQVAALLELADWAPTHAYTEPWRFVVYENPLTFTQQHAELYKQAAEQAGNFNPATYTNLANLGNNVSHVVVAIMHRSELSKIPVVEEVAAASCAIQNILLAAASLNIGSFWSTGGATLKPIMKEYLGLGAEDQVLGILYLGYSETKPEGVRKTPLEEKVKWVQ; encoded by the coding sequence ATGAGCGATCAAAATTTCACTATTATAGCCGAAACCATTAAAAACCGTCGTACCATTAAACCAGGTACGATGAATGGTCAGAAAATACCCAATGCTCAGGTAGCCGCCTTGTTAGAACTGGCCGATTGGGCCCCTACCCATGCTTATACTGAGCCATGGCGCTTTGTGGTATATGAAAACCCTTTAACCTTTACTCAACAACACGCCGAATTATACAAGCAGGCTGCTGAACAGGCCGGAAACTTCAACCCCGCTACGTACACTAACCTGGCTAATCTGGGCAACAATGTATCGCACGTAGTAGTAGCTATTATGCACCGCAGCGAGTTGTCTAAAATTCCGGTTGTGGAAGAGGTTGCAGCGGCATCATGTGCCATACAAAACATTTTGTTAGCCGCAGCATCTTTAAACATTGGCTCTTTTTGGAGCACTGGAGGTGCTACTTTAAAACCTATTATGAAAGAGTACTTGGGTTTAGGTGCCGAAGACCAGGTGTTAGGTATACTGTACCTTGGTTATAGCGAAACAAAACCCGAAGGCGTACGTAAAACACCACTGGAGGAAAAAGTAAAGTGGGTGCAATAA
- a CDS encoding murein L,D-transpeptidase catalytic domain family protein — protein sequence MKRRFWLAITLLVILTSAILSSRSATVKKAVVLTKKEAKANAVTSAYAGYVSDIYQSAGLKTTGLDYPVFQKAVTGYYNLKQNRKLATSSSVVAIVDFNKASTQKRMWIVDLVKKQLLLNTWVAHGQGSGGDMPTQFSDRNESHQSSLGFYVTDDVYYGKHGRSLRLDGMDSGFNSHARSRAVVLHAADYVCENTIKQLGRLGRSFGCPAVSPEVSNKIIDLIKGKNMLYVNADVNGYTSKYLNENFVADFANPADSSMAITKAGL from the coding sequence ATGAAAAGAAGATTTTGGTTAGCCATCACTTTGCTTGTTATTTTAACCAGCGCTATTTTGAGCTCGCGTTCGGCTACAGTAAAAAAAGCAGTTGTATTAACTAAAAAAGAAGCCAAAGCAAACGCTGTAACCAGTGCTTATGCAGGCTACGTATCTGACATTTATCAATCTGCAGGTTTAAAAACCACAGGGTTAGATTACCCTGTTTTTCAAAAGGCGGTTACCGGATACTATAATTTAAAGCAAAACCGTAAGCTGGCAACATCAAGCAGCGTGGTTGCCATTGTTGATTTCAATAAGGCAAGCACTCAGAAACGAATGTGGATAGTTGATTTGGTTAAAAAACAACTGTTGCTAAACACATGGGTAGCTCACGGACAAGGTAGCGGCGGAGATATGCCCACTCAGTTTTCGGATCGTAATGAATCGCACCAGAGCAGTTTGGGCTTTTATGTAACCGACGACGTATATTACGGTAAACATGGCCGTTCGTTACGCCTGGATGGCATGGATTCCGGATTTAACTCACATGCCCGCTCCCGCGCTGTTGTATTACATGCTGCCGATTATGTTTGCGAGAACACCATTAAACAATTAGGCCGTTTAGGCCGCAGCTTTGGTTGCCCTGCAGTATCGCCTGAGGTATCAAATAAAATTATTGATTTAATAAAAGGCAAAAACATGCTTTACGTAAACGCCGATGTAAACGGCTACACATCCAAATACCTGAACGAAAATTTTGTGGCTGATTTTGCCAACCCTGCCGATAGCTCGATGGCCATTACCAAAGCAGGTTTATAA
- a CDS encoding dihydroorotase: MSSILIKSATIVNENRQTVADVLVKDGHIERIDATINTAATQEINAEGLYLLPGCIDDQVHFREPGLTAKGNIYTESRAAVAGGITSFMEMPNTVPNTITQQLLQDKYDIAAQKSLANYSFYMGASNDNLDEVLQTDVLNVCGVKVFMGSSTGNMLVDNPKTLENLFSQSPMLIAAHCEDEQTIKDNLAHFKQLMGENITIEYHPKIRSAEACYLSSSMAIELAKKHGARLHILHISTAKETELFDNTIPLKDKKITAEACVHHLWFSDGDYATKGNLIKWNPAVKTAQDRDAILQAVLDGRIDVIATDHAPHTADEKAQPYLQAPSGGPLVQHALPALLAMYKQGKITLEQVAEKTAHNVATLFQIEKRGFIREGYWADLVLVDLNKPWQVAKQNILYKCGWSPFEGTTFPASIRHTLVSGHLAYTDGNFNETLPGQRLTFIR, translated from the coding sequence ATGTCTTCCATCCTTATTAAATCTGCAACTATAGTAAACGAAAACCGGCAAACTGTTGCCGATGTGCTGGTTAAAGACGGCCATATTGAACGCATTGATGCTACCATCAATACTGCGGCTACCCAAGAGATTAACGCCGAAGGGCTCTACCTCCTACCCGGCTGTATTGATGACCAGGTGCACTTCCGCGAACCGGGGTTGACCGCTAAAGGCAATATTTATACCGAATCGCGAGCTGCGGTGGCAGGTGGCATTACTTCCTTTATGGAAATGCCCAACACTGTGCCCAACACCATAACACAGCAACTATTGCAAGATAAATATGATATAGCAGCCCAAAAATCATTGGCCAATTACTCGTTCTATATGGGCGCCTCTAACGATAACCTGGACGAGGTGTTGCAGACCGATGTATTGAATGTATGTGGTGTTAAAGTTTTTATGGGTTCATCAACCGGTAATATGCTGGTGGATAATCCTAAAACACTCGAGAACCTGTTTTCACAATCGCCCATGTTAATTGCTGCACATTGCGAAGACGAACAGACCATTAAAGACAACCTGGCGCATTTCAAACAGTTAATGGGCGAGAACATCACCATTGAATATCATCCCAAGATACGCAGCGCTGAGGCTTGCTACTTGTCATCATCTATGGCCATAGAGCTGGCTAAAAAGCATGGTGCACGATTACATATCCTACATATTTCCACAGCTAAGGAAACTGAGCTGTTTGACAATACAATACCGCTTAAAGACAAGAAGATAACCGCTGAGGCCTGTGTACACCACCTTTGGTTTAGTGACGGGGACTATGCCACGAAAGGCAACCTTATTAAGTGGAACCCAGCCGTTAAAACCGCGCAGGATCGTGATGCCATATTACAAGCCGTACTGGATGGCCGTATAGATGTAATAGCAACCGACCATGCACCGCACACCGCCGATGAAAAAGCACAACCTTACCTGCAAGCCCCTTCGGGTGGCCCGCTGGTGCAGCACGCGTTACCGGCCCTGTTGGCCATGTATAAACAAGGCAAAATCACTTTAGAGCAAGTAGCCGAGAAAACAGCCCACAATGTGGCTACCTTGTTCCAGATTGAAAAGCGCGGGTTCATCCGTGAAGGCTATTGGGCCGACCTTGTCTTGGTTGATTTGAACAAGCCATGGCAGGTTGCCAAACAAAACATCCTATACAAATGCGGTTGGAGCCCATTTGAAGGAACAACGTTTCCAGCCTCTATCAGGCATACGTTGGTATCGGGCCATTTGGCTTATACCGACGGTAATTTTAACGAGACATTACCTGGCCAAAGGTTAACATTTATACGTTAA
- a CDS encoding N(4)-(beta-N-acetylglucosaminyl)-L-asparaginase translates to MYNRRKFVKLSATGASLSLLDKIAAAKPLAPPQAAGYPIVISTWGFGVDANKEAWKTLSKGGRALDAVEAGVKIPEADLTNHTVGRSGYPDRDGHVTLDACIMDENGNCGAVAAMEYIAHPITIARLVMEKTPHVFLVGEGATQFAVEQGFKKEKLLLPESERAWKQWLKKAEYKPIINIENSKGLPGNQYNHDTIGMLAIDAKGNISGACTTSGMAFKMHGRVGDSPIIGAGLYVDNEVGGATSTGVGEEVIRNVGSFLVVELMRQGYSPEAACKEAVQRIIKKKPDTAKQIQVGFLAINKKGEYGAYAIQKGFSFAVCDKEKQDLLIDGKSFY, encoded by the coding sequence ATGTATAACCGCCGTAAGTTTGTGAAGCTCTCCGCCACAGGAGCATCTTTGTCATTGTTAGATAAAATTGCTGCGGCAAAACCCTTAGCCCCACCGCAAGCCGCCGGCTATCCCATTGTTATCTCTACCTGGGGCTTTGGCGTTGATGCAAATAAGGAGGCCTGGAAAACACTTTCTAAAGGCGGTCGGGCATTGGATGCTGTAGAGGCCGGTGTTAAGATACCGGAAGCCGACTTAACTAACCACACCGTTGGTCGATCGGGTTATCCCGACCGTGACGGCCATGTTACGCTGGACGCCTGCATTATGGACGAAAACGGCAACTGCGGCGCCGTGGCAGCCATGGAATACATTGCGCACCCCATTACAATAGCACGATTGGTAATGGAAAAAACTCCGCACGTATTTCTGGTTGGCGAAGGTGCCACCCAGTTTGCGGTTGAACAAGGCTTTAAAAAAGAAAAATTATTGCTGCCTGAATCGGAAAGAGCCTGGAAACAGTGGCTCAAAAAAGCCGAGTACAAACCTATTATCAATATCGAAAATAGCAAAGGCTTACCCGGTAATCAGTATAACCACGATACCATAGGCATGCTGGCAATTGATGCCAAAGGGAACATCTCAGGCGCGTGCACTACTAGCGGTATGGCTTTCAAAATGCATGGCCGTGTGGGCGACAGCCCCATCATTGGCGCTGGCTTATACGTAGATAATGAAGTGGGTGGCGCAACCTCCACCGGCGTTGGTGAAGAAGTAATTCGTAACGTAGGCAGCTTTTTGGTAGTCGAACTTATGCGCCAGGGCTACTCGCCCGAAGCTGCCTGTAAAGAGGCCGTACAGCGCATTATTAAAAAGAAACCCGACACAGCTAAACAAATACAGGTTGGGTTCTTGGCAATTAATAAAAAAGGCGAGTATGGCGCCTATGCCATTCAAAAGGGTTTTTCTTTTGCAGTTTGCGATAAAGAAAAACAAGATCTTTTAATTGACGGGAAAAGCTTTTACTAA
- a CDS encoding copper homeostasis protein CutC — MTISLEVCANSVQSAIAAQEGGAKRIELCDNLHEGGTTPSYGHIKITRQLLQIPIHVLLRPRAGDFLYTRHEFEIIKADLEFCGQNGCDAVVIGILNADGTVDKPRCAELVQMAKKAGMRTTFHRAIDLCADVFAAMEDIIELGFDYILTSGGKTSAMEGASKIAQLIQRANGRIDIIPGGGVSEYNAADLVHFTGASEIHSSARVRRDSAMVYRNTQIIMGTSASEYGIDETDADRVRNIIQKANEACLGSKDT, encoded by the coding sequence ATGACTATATCGCTCGAAGTTTGCGCCAACTCTGTACAATCGGCAATTGCAGCACAAGAGGGTGGTGCCAAACGCATAGAATTGTGCGATAACCTGCACGAAGGCGGCACTACTCCTTCTTACGGACACATTAAAATTACTCGTCAACTTCTTCAAATTCCAATTCATGTGCTGCTGCGTCCGCGGGCGGGCGATTTTTTATATACCAGGCACGAGTTCGAAATTATAAAAGCAGATCTGGAATTTTGCGGGCAAAATGGCTGTGATGCGGTAGTAATTGGAATTTTGAACGCCGACGGCACCGTTGACAAACCCCGATGCGCCGAGCTGGTGCAAATGGCGAAAAAAGCAGGTATGCGCACTACTTTTCATCGTGCTATTGACTTATGCGCCGATGTTTTTGCTGCTATGGAAGACATTATTGAGTTAGGGTTCGACTACATTTTAACATCAGGCGGTAAAACCAGTGCTATGGAAGGCGCCAGCAAAATAGCTCAGCTTATTCAACGGGCAAATGGCCGTATAGACATCATTCCAGGTGGTGGCGTGAGTGAGTACAACGCAGCAGACCTGGTTCATTTTACCGGCGCTTCCGAAATACATTCCTCAGCCCGTGTACGCCGTGATAGCGCTATGGTTTACCGTAACACTCAAATCATTATGGGAACGTCTGCCAGTGAGTATGGTATAGACGAAACTGATGCGGATCGTGTACGTAACATCATACAAAAAGCCAATGAAGCCTGCCTCGGCTCAAAAGATACTTAA
- the hscA gene encoding Fe-S protein assembly chaperone HscA — MAKVSINLATGSLQKEDIIVGIDLGTTNSLVAFIDPDKNPKVINDAGKGVLVPSVLHFDTAGSITVGNEAKNYLITDPQNTIFSVKRLLGRSYNDIENYKDFFSYKVIDDNSESLVKVKVGDRFYTPIELSGLILKELKERAEHALKTPVNRAVITVPAYFNDSQRQATRDAGKLAGLDVLRIVNEPTAASLAYGIGLNPEETKTIAVYDLGGGTFDVSILQIQNGIFEVLSTNGDTFLGGDDFDRAILQYWIEKNQLDKNELANNRELTQQLRLKAEEAKKAFAHQSLFNEKIGDIWCTIDRNTFEELITPKVAQTITACTNALKDANLTTADIDEVIMVGGSTRTALVQNKVAEFFGKPVHNEMNPDEVVALGAAIQADILAGNRKDILLLDVTPLSLGIETMGGLMDVIIPRNSKVPTKAGRQYTTSVDGQVNMKISVFQGERDLVKENRKLAEFDLKGIPAMPAGFPKVDINFLLNADGILKVQAIELRSGTKQEVEVTPAYGITNEQVEQMLMDSITHAKDDVSQRMVIEARTEGEQMVYTAERFIEKHGELLSIAEVASTHQHIQALKEVLTSGDKDLILKKVDELNELTRPYAERVMDQAISTAMKGKSID; from the coding sequence ATGGCTAAAGTTTCCATTAACCTGGCTACAGGTTCGTTACAAAAGGAAGATATTATTGTAGGTATAGATTTGGGTACTACCAATTCGTTGGTAGCCTTTATTGATCCGGATAAAAACCCGAAGGTGATTAATGATGCCGGCAAAGGTGTGTTGGTACCCTCTGTATTGCACTTTGATACTGCCGGAAGCATAACGGTAGGTAACGAAGCTAAAAACTATTTGATAACCGATCCGCAAAACACTATATTTTCAGTGAAACGGTTATTAGGCCGTTCTTATAACGATATTGAAAATTATAAGGATTTCTTTTCTTATAAAGTAATTGATGACAACAGCGAAAGCCTGGTTAAGGTTAAAGTGGGCGACCGCTTTTACACACCTATAGAGCTATCGGGGCTTATACTTAAGGAGCTGAAAGAACGTGCCGAACATGCGTTGAAAACACCAGTTAACCGAGCTGTAATTACCGTACCTGCTTATTTTAATGACTCGCAGCGCCAGGCCACGCGTGATGCCGGCAAATTGGCAGGCTTAGATGTATTACGCATTGTAAACGAACCAACAGCGGCAAGTTTAGCTTATGGCATTGGCTTAAACCCTGAAGAGACCAAAACTATTGCAGTTTATGATTTAGGCGGCGGCACGTTTGATGTATCTATACTGCAAATACAGAACGGTATATTTGAAGTGCTTTCCACTAATGGCGATACGTTTTTAGGTGGCGATGATTTTGACCGCGCCATATTGCAGTACTGGATTGAAAAAAACCAGCTTGATAAAAATGAACTGGCCAATAACCGCGAACTCACACAACAACTGCGCTTGAAAGCCGAAGAGGCAAAAAAAGCATTTGCCCATCAAAGTTTGTTCAATGAAAAAATAGGCGACATTTGGTGTACCATTGATCGCAATACATTTGAAGAACTAATTACTCCTAAAGTTGCGCAAACCATAACAGCCTGTACCAACGCATTGAAAGATGCCAACTTAACTACAGCTGATATCGATGAAGTGATTATGGTAGGCGGCTCAACCCGTACTGCACTCGTACAAAACAAAGTAGCCGAATTTTTTGGCAAACCCGTGCATAACGAGATGAACCCGGACGAGGTGGTAGCTTTGGGTGCTGCTATACAAGCTGATATATTGGCCGGTAATCGCAAAGATATACTGTTACTGGACGTTACGCCCCTTTCACTCGGTATTGAAACCATGGGCGGCCTGATGGATGTAATTATCCCACGAAACTCTAAGGTGCCCACCAAAGCTGGCCGACAGTATACAACCTCGGTTGACGGACAGGTGAATATGAAAATATCAGTTTTCCAAGGTGAGCGCGATTTGGTGAAAGAGAACCGGAAATTGGCTGAGTTCGATTTAAAGGGCATTCCTGCTATGCCGGCAGGCTTTCCAAAAGTCGACATCAACTTTTTGCTGAATGCTGATGGAATTTTAAAAGTTCAGGCTATCGAGTTACGCTCGGGTACCAAGCAAGAAGTAGAGGTAACGCCGGCTTACGGTATTACTAATGAGCAGGTAGAACAAATGTTAATGGATAGCATCACCCATGCTAAAGACGATGTTAGTCAACGTATGGTGATTGAAGCTCGTACCGAGGGCGAGCAGATGGTATATACTGCTGAACGCTTTATTGAAAAACATGGCGAGTTACTCAGCATTGCAGAAGTGGCCAGTACCCATCAGCATATACAAGCACTTAAAGAAGTTTTGACCAGCGGCGATAAGGATCTGATACTGAAAAAGGTTGATGAACTTAATGAGCTAACCCGCCCCTATGCAGAGCGTGTGATGGATCAAGCCATTAGTACGGCCATGAAGGGCAAAAGCATCGATTAA
- a CDS encoding riboflavin synthase, translating to MFTGIIETLGRVAELKHEQGNVHLTIESEISAELKIDQSVAHNGVCLTVVAVDGNRHTVTAIEETLNKTNIGQLELGGLVNLERCMQMNARLDGHIVQGHVDQTAVCTMYKALEGSWEYTFQYDTTKGNVTVEKGSICINGISLTVVNSKDDSFSVAIIPYTYEHTNLQSVREGSVVNLEFDIIGKYVARLMQR from the coding sequence ATGTTTACCGGAATTATAGAGACCTTAGGCCGCGTGGCCGAACTTAAGCATGAACAAGGCAATGTTCATCTTACCATAGAATCTGAAATATCAGCCGAGCTAAAAATCGACCAATCGGTAGCGCATAACGGCGTTTGTCTTACGGTGGTAGCTGTAGACGGAAACCGGCACACGGTTACTGCTATTGAAGAAACGCTGAACAAAACCAACATTGGTCAGCTTGAATTAGGTGGCTTGGTAAATTTAGAACGTTGTATGCAAATGAACGCTCGTTTAGACGGCCACATTGTACAAGGGCATGTGGACCAAACCGCTGTTTGCACTATGTACAAGGCGCTTGAAGGTAGTTGGGAATACACTTTTCAGTACGATACCACCAAGGGTAATGTAACAGTGGAAAAAGGTTCTATATGTATAAATGGCATCAGTTTAACCGTTGTTAACTCAAAGGATGACAGCTTTTCTGTTGCTATTATACCCTATACTTATGAGCATACCAACTTGCAAAGTGTGCGCGAAGGTTCGGTTGTAAACCTGGAGTTTGATATTATAGGCAAATACGTGGCCCGCTTAATGCAGCGCTAA
- a CDS encoding methylated-DNA--[protein]-cysteine S-methyltransferase, with protein METQNEIDYKRIAQAIEYLKLNYKRQPTLDEAAAHVHLSPFHFQRMFKDWAGISPKQFLQYLSIEHAKSILREKQTSLFNAAFEAGLSGTGRLHDLFVKIEGMTPGEYKNGGEQLHINYSFTESPFGTLLAAATPKGVCYMAFVDEPEPDALAKLRHNFPNATYHQLLDQIQQNALQIFTQDWSQLDNVKLHLKGTAFQLKVWEALLKVPMGGLSTYAGLASILNNPNACRAVGSAVGNNPVAFLIPCHRVIRSTGEIGQYHWGSVRKNAIIGWEAAKLLVVAG; from the coding sequence ATGGAAACGCAGAACGAAATAGATTACAAAAGGATAGCGCAGGCCATTGAGTATTTAAAGCTCAATTATAAACGCCAGCCCACGCTGGATGAGGCGGCCGCACATGTACACTTAAGCCCTTTCCATTTTCAGCGCATGTTTAAGGACTGGGCCGGGATAAGTCCAAAACAGTTTTTGCAGTACTTGAGCATTGAGCATGCCAAATCCATCTTGCGCGAAAAGCAAACTTCGCTTTTCAATGCGGCTTTTGAAGCCGGCTTGTCGGGCACAGGCAGGCTGCATGATCTATTTGTTAAGATAGAAGGCATGACACCCGGCGAATATAAAAATGGCGGTGAGCAGCTGCATATTAATTACAGCTTTACCGAAAGTCCGTTCGGAACCTTACTGGCAGCCGCAACACCAAAAGGAGTTTGTTATATGGCCTTTGTTGATGAGCCGGAGCCGGATGCTTTGGCCAAGCTTCGCCACAATTTCCCAAATGCTACTTACCATCAATTGCTTGATCAGATACAGCAGAACGCGTTGCAAATCTTTACGCAAGACTGGAGCCAACTTGATAATGTTAAACTACATTTAAAAGGTACCGCATTTCAACTTAAGGTATGGGAAGCTTTACTTAAGGTGCCAATGGGTGGCCTATCTACCTACGCTGGCCTGGCCAGCATTCTTAATAACCCTAATGCCTGCCGTGCGGTAGGTTCGGCTGTGGGAAATAACCCGGTGGCATTCCTTATTCCCTGCCACAGAGTGATACGCTCAACCGGTGAGATTGGGCAGTACCATTGGGGAAGCGTGCGCAAAAATGCCATAATTGGCTGGGAAGCAGCAAAGTTGTTAGTTGTAGCTGGCTAA
- a CDS encoding Ada metal-binding domain-containing protein codes for MYRHTELGITVYARTRRLYTLINSNEVSLAGYTKNKVYGTLSCASGKLMKAENRVFFQNEQEALKAGYRPCGNCMPEKYRQWKISSDK; via the coding sequence ATGTACCGGCATACTGAATTAGGCATTACAGTTTACGCGCGTACCAGGAGACTTTATACCTTAATTAATTCTAACGAAGTCAGTTTAGCAGGCTACACTAAGAACAAGGTATATGGTACACTTTCGTGTGCATCCGGTAAACTGATGAAAGCCGAAAACAGAGTGTTTTTCCAGAACGAACAGGAAGCTCTCAAGGCAGGCTACCGCCCCTGCGGAAACTGCATGCCTGAAAAATACAGACAATGGAAAATATCTTCTGATAAATAA
- a CDS encoding 2OG-Fe(II) oxygenase, giving the protein MNSIEYNLQSKDWEFIANSLNTTGYAVVKNILSAEQCQQLIVNYGDTSAYRKTVVMERYRFGLGEYKYFNYPLPDLITKIRQAAYPYLAKVANLWMDVLGTGIIYPLTHDELKRRCHKADQTKPTALILKYGPGGFNTLHQDLYGDIYFPMQAVLFLNEPGTDYTGGVFVLTEQIPRAQSRAIVLQPKRGDMLIFTTSFRPVKGTKGYYRVNMKHGVSTVNTGERYTLGIIFHDALS; this is encoded by the coding sequence ATGAATAGCATTGAATATAACTTGCAAAGCAAGGATTGGGAATTTATAGCCAACAGCCTGAACACTACTGGTTATGCCGTTGTAAAAAACATATTGAGCGCCGAACAATGCCAACAGCTTATTGTAAATTACGGAGACACCAGCGCCTACCGTAAAACCGTAGTAATGGAACGTTACCGTTTTGGGCTGGGTGAATACAAATACTTCAACTATCCTTTGCCTGACCTGATTACTAAAATCAGACAAGCTGCTTATCCCTATCTGGCTAAAGTTGCCAACTTATGGATGGATGTTTTGGGCACCGGCATCATTTATCCGTTAACACATGATGAGTTGAAGCGACGGTGTCACAAGGCAGATCAAACAAAACCAACAGCACTTATTTTGAAGTATGGTCCGGGTGGCTTTAATACACTGCATCAGGATTTATACGGCGACATTTACTTCCCTATGCAGGCAGTACTTTTTTTGAATGAACCCGGCACCGATTACACCGGCGGCGTATTTGTTCTTACAGAACAAATACCACGTGCTCAATCAAGAGCTATAGTTTTACAGCCTAAACGTGGCGATATGCTTATTTTCACCACTAGCTTTCGGCCGGTTAAAGGCACCAAAGGCTATTACCGTGTAAACATGAAACATGGCGTAAGCACAGTAAATACCGGCGAACGGTATACGCTTGGCATAATTTTTCATGATGCTTTGAGTTAA
- a CDS encoding alpha-ketoglutarate-dependent dioxygenase AlkB, which yields MDLFSADIDIRTNLLPYDGEVNYYGPILNLNQANFYLDAFLSTIAWKNDEAIIFGKHFITKRKAAWYGDENYAYTYSNTTKQALIWTPQLLELKALVEQHSNHQFNSCLLNLYHDGNEGMAWHSDDEKSLGQNTTIASLSLGAERKFAFKHKISKYTTAVILQAGSLLVMKGATQTNWLHALPKTTKVKQPRINLTFRTISH from the coding sequence ATGGATTTGTTTAGTGCCGATATTGATATTAGAACTAATTTACTGCCTTATGATGGGGAGGTGAATTATTATGGCCCTATCTTAAACCTTAATCAAGCAAATTTTTATTTAGACGCTTTTTTAAGCACTATTGCCTGGAAGAATGACGAAGCTATCATTTTCGGAAAACACTTTATCACCAAGCGCAAGGCAGCCTGGTACGGTGATGAAAACTATGCTTATACCTACTCTAATACCACCAAACAAGCGTTGATATGGACACCCCAACTGCTGGAATTAAAAGCATTGGTTGAGCAACACAGCAATCACCAGTTTAACTCGTGCCTGCTTAACCTTTACCACGATGGTAACGAAGGTATGGCATGGCATAGCGATGATGAAAAGTCTCTTGGACAAAATACCACTATAGCATCGCTAAGCTTAGGCGCGGAGCGTAAGTTTGCTTTTAAGCACAAAATCAGCAAGTACACTACTGCTGTTATTTTACAAGCCGGCAGCCTACTGGTTATGAAAGGCGCTACACAAACCAACTGGTTGCACGCTTTGCCAAAGACCACCAAAGTTAAGCAACCAAGAATTAATCTTACTTTTCGCACTATCAGTCATTAA
- a CDS encoding NUDIX domain-containing protein, whose translation MVRKSAGILLYRLVDHQLEVFLVHPGGPYFVNKDVGVWSIPKGEFDEHEDALTAAKREFEEETGQPVQGTFTPLQTIKQKGGKLVQAWAVKGDIDHKVAVSNTFKMEYPYKSGKWITVPEIDKAAWFTAEEAKEKIIGAQAALIEELTELLFNQS comes from the coding sequence ATGGTTCGAAAAAGCGCAGGAATATTATTGTACAGATTGGTTGACCATCAGTTAGAGGTATTCCTGGTACATCCCGGGGGCCCTTACTTTGTAAATAAGGATGTTGGTGTATGGAGCATCCCGAAAGGAGAATTTGATGAGCATGAAGATGCACTAACTGCTGCCAAGCGCGAGTTTGAGGAAGAGACAGGTCAACCTGTACAGGGTACGTTTACACCTTTGCAAACCATTAAACAAAAAGGTGGCAAGCTGGTGCAGGCCTGGGCAGTTAAGGGTGACATTGACCATAAAGTAGCAGTGAGCAATACCTTCAAAATGGAATATCCCTACAAATCGGGCAAATGGATTACGGTACCCGAAATTGACAAGGCGGCCTGGTTTACGGCTGAAGAAGCAAAAGAAAAAATTATCGGGGCACAAGCAGCTTTGATTGAAGAGCTAACAGAGTTGCTATTCAACCAAAGCTAA
- a CDS encoding c-type cytochrome, with the protein MLLNRKLIVTIGLVSAVIFVSTTSMQQQSKTVDEKKFQNLKVLPKDISEKELHNVMDEWGAALGVRCNFCHSRNEETKKMDWALDGKPEKQMAREMYRMTANINKKYFKAGKDSLGRIMEMGVNCNTCHKGSAHPEVKAAHVARMPRQQGAPATPQPAATPAQ; encoded by the coding sequence ATGCTACTGAACAGAAAGCTCATCGTCACTATTGGCTTAGTATCTGCCGTAATTTTCGTCTCTACCACATCTATGCAGCAGCAGTCGAAAACTGTTGATGAAAAAAAGTTTCAGAATCTCAAAGTTCTGCCGAAAGACATTTCAGAAAAAGAGCTGCACAACGTAATGGACGAGTGGGGCGCGGCTTTGGGCGTACGGTGCAATTTCTGCCATTCGCGTAACGAAGAAACCAAGAAAATGGATTGGGCGCTTGATGGTAAACCCGAGAAACAAATGGCCCGCGAGATGTACCGCATGACAGCCAACATTAACAAAAAATATTTTAAAGCCGGCAAGGATTCACTAGGACGCATTATGGAAATGGGGGTTAACTGTAATACCTGTCATAAAGGGTCAGCACATCCCGAAGTAAAGGCCGCTCACGTTGCCCGCATGCCGCGCCAGCAAGGTGCACCTGCTACACCGCAACCTGCCGCAACACCAGCGCAATAA